A single Triticum dicoccoides isolate Atlit2015 ecotype Zavitan chromosome 2A, WEW_v2.0, whole genome shotgun sequence DNA region contains:
- the LOC119354664 gene encoding uncharacterized protein LOC119354664, with the protein MDSDGAAIRKVWEEICVDMFISERDSRPSTSISIEGIDEANVFRYILELWTKGTLKPEKIGPWINGSIWLYECERTKWYTKSQSVKFFILGEEFNDDAKKVEVYKKSIDLIKHGSPRGVITPIFVTYCSRFSRMIVCYPYFDESLSDWLKRYKGGSSNLPYEIRIMIRNLLAAIEHQDINRLEDISPIVCVKSKRDNTMEVKVILLPVQSEQSSKAKRRTSFSSLLRKNMHQTWVEDKDFEAFLLMLESNEYTLENLMGHPVLQDGDSNGRLILDCFRETLTPAQHKELEEKLNVQKYDGGDWRLRLQGKTPLENMSKRSTAYPGHDFLWFARKTVAHFNENDAKFKNATVNRVPAANVIKDLYPGFISDLYKLSLEPQYLNRALG; encoded by the exons ATGGATTCCGACGGGGCTGCGATACGGAAG GTCTGGGAGGAAATTTGTGTAGACATGTTCATTTCAGAGCGTGATTCC AGACCTTCCACAAGTATATCTATTGAAGGAATCGATGAAGCAAATGTTTTCAGATATATTCTGGAGCTGTGGACTAAGGGTACTCTGAAACCAGAGAAGATAGGTCCATGGATAAATGGATCTATTTGGCTGTATGAATGTGAAAGGACGAAGTGGTATACGAAATCACAAAGTGTGAAATTTTTCATTCTAGGGGAGGAATTCAATGATGATGCAAAGAAAGTGGAGGTCTACAAAAAATCTATCGACCTCATAAAACATGGCAGCCCTCGAGGTGTCATAACACCTATTTTTGTAACATACTGTTCAAGATTCAGTCGTATGATTGTTTGCTACCCTTACTTTGATGAATCTCTTTCTGACTGGTTGAAGAGATATAAAGGTGGTTCGTCTAACCTTCCATATGAGATCAGAATCATGATAAG GAATCTGTTGGCTGCGATAGAGCATCAGGATATAAACAGATTAGAAGATATTAGTCCAATTGTCTGTGTTAAAAGCAAAAGGGATAACACGATGGAAGTCAAGGTCATCTTGCTTCCAGTCCAAAGTGAACAATCAAGCAAGGCCAAACGGCGCACAAGTTTCTCTTCATTATTGAGGAAGAACATGCATCAAACTTGGGTGGAGGATAAAGACTTTGAAGCTTTTCTGTTAATGCTAGAAAGCAACGAATACAC GCTTGAGAATTTGATGGGACACCCGGTCTTGCAAGATGGCGATAGTAATGGTCGCCTCATTCTTGATTGTTTTCGTGAAACATTGACTCCCGCACAGCATAAAGAATTGGAAGAAAAACTTAATGTCCAGAAATATGATGGTGGTGATTGGCGGCTGCGTTTGCAAGGGAAAACTCCTTTAGAAAATATGAGTAAACGCAGTACAGCATATCCAGGGCATGACTTTCTATGGTTTGCGAGAAAGACCGTTGCTCATTtcaatgaaaatgatgcaaagtttaaaaatgCTACTGTAAATCGAGTGCCCGCAGCCAACGTCATTAAGGATTTGTATCCAGGATTCATATCAGATTTGTACAAGTTGTCTTTAGAACCTCAGTATCTTAACAGGGCTTTAGGGTGA